One segment of Stenotrophomonas sp. SAU14A_NAIMI4_8 DNA contains the following:
- a CDS encoding pseudouridine synthase, with the protein MKLVKHIANLGYGSRKQVQWMFREGRITDADGEVLYADDQVPHEAVRVDGEPLDPPPGLTLALHKPAGYTCSTKDTGRLIYDLLPPRFRDRDPVLSTVGRLDRETSGLLLLTDDGGLLHRIISPKSKLPKVYDVALSEDLRGDEVALFASGTLMLESEKTPLLPAELEVLGPRQVRLVLHEGRYHQVRRMFAATGNHVQALHRSRVGGMDLQGLDEGQWRMLDAADLDTLFAV; encoded by the coding sequence ATGAAGCTGGTCAAGCACATCGCCAACCTGGGCTACGGCAGCCGCAAGCAGGTGCAGTGGATGTTCCGCGAAGGGCGCATCACCGATGCCGACGGTGAGGTGCTGTACGCCGATGACCAGGTGCCGCACGAGGCGGTGCGGGTTGATGGCGAGCCGCTGGACCCGCCGCCGGGCCTGACCCTTGCCCTGCACAAGCCGGCCGGCTACACCTGTTCGACCAAGGACACCGGCCGCCTGATCTACGATCTGCTGCCGCCGCGTTTCCGCGACCGCGACCCGGTGCTGTCCACCGTCGGCCGCCTGGACCGCGAAACCAGCGGCCTGCTGCTGCTGACCGACGATGGCGGCCTGCTGCACCGGATCATCTCGCCCAAGTCGAAGCTGCCCAAGGTCTACGACGTGGCGCTGAGCGAAGACCTGCGCGGCGATGAAGTGGCGCTGTTCGCCAGCGGCACGCTGATGCTGGAATCGGAAAAGACCCCGCTTCTGCCGGCCGAGCTGGAGGTGCTGGGCCCGCGCCAGGTGCGGCTGGTGCTGCACGAAGGCCGCTACCACCAGGTACGCCGCATGTTTGCCGCCACCGGCAACCACGTGCAGGCACTGCACCGCAGCCGGGTGGGTGGCATGGACCTGCAGGGCCTGGACGAAGGCCAGTGGCGCATGCTGGATGCCGCCGATCTGGACACGCTGTTCGCCGTATGA
- a CDS encoding HAD family phosphatase: MTVIAALPFLPDAVIFDMDGLMIDSERVSLACWNEAAQASGLPLDERFFLRMVGLGDRDCRALLQQQGLSESTIEALVGSCHDLYDARTQHGLPLRPGIMELLELLKAHAVPRAVATSTRQPRANRKLAAAGLLPYFDAVVAGNDVERPKPAPDIYLLAARTLGQDPQRCLALEDSPAGTRAALAAGMTVIQVPDLVDPDDAQRALGHRIVTSLLDAHALLLPLLR; the protein is encoded by the coding sequence ATGACCGTGATCGCTGCGCTGCCGTTCCTGCCCGACGCCGTCATCTTCGACATGGACGGCCTGATGATCGACAGCGAGCGCGTCTCGCTGGCGTGCTGGAACGAGGCGGCGCAGGCCAGCGGGCTGCCGCTGGATGAGCGCTTCTTCCTGCGCATGGTGGGCCTGGGTGACCGTGACTGCCGCGCGCTGCTGCAGCAGCAGGGGCTGAGCGAGAGCACGATCGAGGCGCTGGTGGGCAGCTGCCATGATCTGTATGACGCTCGCACCCAGCATGGCCTGCCGCTGCGGCCGGGCATCATGGAGTTGCTGGAGCTGCTGAAGGCGCACGCCGTGCCGCGCGCGGTCGCTACCTCGACCCGGCAGCCGCGGGCCAACCGCAAGCTGGCCGCGGCCGGGCTGCTGCCGTATTTCGATGCCGTGGTCGCGGGCAACGACGTGGAGCGGCCGAAGCCGGCGCCGGATATCTATCTGCTGGCCGCCCGCACGCTCGGGCAGGACCCGCAGCGCTGCCTGGCACTGGAGGATTCACCGGCAGGCACGCGCGCCGCACTGGCGGCCGGCATGACCGTGATCCAAGTGCCGGACCTGGTGGACCCGGATGACGCGCAGCGCGCCCTGGGCCACCGCATCGTGACCTCGCTGCTGGATGCGCACGCGTTGCTGCTGCCGCTGCTGCGGTAG